In Altererythrobacter aquiaggeris, the genomic stretch CACCAAAACCGGATTCGAACAGTGCACGGCCGCGAAGCGAAAGCGGCAGCGCGTGTTTGTCATTGTCATCACCCGCTTCGCCCAGTTGATAGACGGCATCGCGGCCGATTTCATGGGCAAATTCATTGCACACCAAAGCGTTGTACGCTTCATTATCGGTGGCTGCGACCAGCACCTGGAATGGCGCCAGATCGAGATTGTGTTCGGTTGCCTCGTTCAGGATTTCGCCGTGATAATAGGGAATTCCCTTGGCCCTGGCCTGGGCAAGCCGCTGCCAGCTGGCATCGACCACCATGACCGGCGTCTTCAACGCATGCATTTGTTCAGCCAGAGCGATGGCCCAAGGTGTGCTTCCGACTATCAGGAGGCCTGGACGGGTATTGCCTTTCACGCCCAGCCATTTCGCAACCAGATTGACGGTGAAGCCGTGGGCGATGATCGTCGCCACGACCACAGCAAAACTCAGCGCAATAAGCGCATTGCCATCGGCATAACCAAGTTCCGACAGACGCAATGCGAAAAGGCCTGAAATCGCAACCAGAACGATACCGCGCGGCGCGATCCAGGACAGGAACAGACGTTCATTCCACGGGATTGACGTACCCAGCAGGCTGATGAGAATTGTCGCCGGACGGACGATGAAAAGTAGCGCGAGCAGAAAGAGGCCGAAACGCCAGTTCAGATAGACAAGTTCTTCGACTTTGAGCGACGCTGATAGCAGGATAAATATCCCGGAAACCAGCAGGACGGCGATGTTCTGTTTGAAGGGATGAATACTGCGCAGACTGGAGACATTCATATTGGCCAGCGCGACGCCCATCACGGTCACCGCGACCAGTCCGGCCTCGTGCTCGATCAGGTTCGACACTACGAAGACGCCGATAACCATGGTCAACAACACAGGGACTTTGAGATATTCGGGCACTGCACCGCGCGGGAACGACCAGGCAATAAACTTGGCGGCTGCATAGCCGATCAGGCCCGCGATAATGGCGGCAAATATCATCGGCGGGACTACTTCGAATACCGATGCGCCCGGATTTTCCGCTAATTTACGAAAATACTCATATGCAATGACAGCACATAGCGCGCCGGTAGGGTCATTGACGATTGCCTCCCACTTGAGGATCGCGGCCGGCCTTGTTTGAACGGAGGACTGGCGCAGCAGCGGTATGACGACCGTCGGGCCTGTAACTACCAGAATTCCGCCGAACAGGACGGCAACCTCAAATTGTACCTTTGCAATATAGACAAGCGCAGCCGTGCCGAACGCCCACCCCAAAAGCACGCCAATCGTAGCAAGCCTCAGGACTGCGGAACCGGCATGGCGTAATTCACGAAGATCAAGGCTCAGCCCGCCTTCGAACAATATCAATGCAACGCCGATCGCCACCATAGGCTCAAGCAAGTCGCCAAAAGCGAGATCGGGATCAATCAGACCGAAAACAGGACCGGCAAGGAACCCTGCCGCAAGCATCAGGACGATGGCGGGCCAGCCCGTACGCCAAGCCACCCACTGTGCGCCGATCCCCAGCAGGCCCACGAATGCAATTACAAGTGCTTGTTCTTCCATGCTGCTCCCGATTGGCAATTGCTATATCTCACTGCCAATGTGCCGTTAGTGGCCGCCAGTCGAAACCGTCAGCCGCGAGACCTGATTAGTGGCGGTTTCGCAACTTGCTGACAAGCAATCAAATTAATTCCCGGCGAAACTCATCAGCGAATCTACTGCAAGACCGGCGCCGCGTAGCTTGTCCGCACCGCCTAGATCTGGGAGATCGATTACAAATAATGCCACATCAAGATTGGCCCCGGCCTGCCTTAACAAAGCCGCCGCAGCCAGCGCAGTCCCTCCGGTCGCGATCAAGTCATCGATGATCACGACTTTTGCGCCTGACGGCACGGCCGCGGGGTCGATTTCCAGCCGGTCGGCGCCGTATTCGAGGGCGTAATCCACGCCGATGGTCTGAACCGGAAGTTTGCCGGGTTTGCGGACCGGGATAAAGCCCTTACCCATATGGGCCGCAACTGCAGCCCCGAAGATAAACCCGCGAGCCTCCATTCCGGCAATCAGATCGACGCCTGACTGCCCCGCCCGCTCCGCAAGATGCGCCACGCATGATGCCAGGCCTTCACCATCAGAAATTAACGTCGTAATATCTCTGAACTGTATCCCCGGCTCCGGGAAATCGGGTACCGTGCGCACCAATTGACGCAGCCGGCCGACCGGCATCCTTCCCGCTGGCGAAAAACCGATCTCGTCAGTCCTCGCGCTTGGCGGGCTTT encodes the following:
- a CDS encoding adenine phosphoribosyltransferase — its product is MPVGRLRQLVRTVPDFPEPGIQFRDITTLISDGEGLASCVAHLAERAGQSGVDLIAGMEARGFIFGAAVAAHMGKGFIPVRKPGKLPVQTIGVDYALEYGADRLEIDPAAVPSGAKVVIIDDLIATGGTALAAAALLRQAGANLDVALFVIDLPDLGGADKLRGAGLAVDSLMSFAGN
- a CDS encoding sodium:proton antiporter; protein product: MEEQALVIAFVGLLGIGAQWVAWRTGWPAIVLMLAAGFLAGPVFGLIDPDLAFGDLLEPMVAIGVALILFEGGLSLDLRELRHAGSAVLRLATIGVLLGWAFGTAALVYIAKVQFEVAVLFGGILVVTGPTVVIPLLRQSSVQTRPAAILKWEAIVNDPTGALCAVIAYEYFRKLAENPGASVFEVVPPMIFAAIIAGLIGYAAAKFIAWSFPRGAVPEYLKVPVLLTMVIGVFVVSNLIEHEAGLVAVTVMGVALANMNVSSLRSIHPFKQNIAVLLVSGIFILLSASLKVEELVYLNWRFGLFLLALLFIVRPATILISLLGTSIPWNERLFLSWIAPRGIVLVAISGLFALRLSELGYADGNALIALSFAVVVATIIAHGFTVNLVAKWLGVKGNTRPGLLIVGSTPWAIALAEQMHALKTPVMVVDASWQRLAQARAKGIPYYHGEILNEATEHNLDLAPFQVLVAATDNEAYNALVCNEFAHEIGRDAVYQLGEAGDDNDKHALPLSLRGRALFESGFGVSDVNDRQAEGWVFRKTTLSDEFDFEDAQEKLPHSANMLLILRATGTMRFFTHAVRPEPRAGDTIISFSPPRTKTPEEAAEKRAGKRSEMGEQPA